In one Thermaerobacter sp. PB12/4term genomic region, the following are encoded:
- the nirK gene encoding copper-containing nitrite reductase, translating to MARPMSGPQGRAAQKRRRTRGWLALLLGLSLVAVTACGSTAAGDSNKGQAGSSGSGTERAQQVEPARADAKVVAADPTAVPEPVGKRPPKTVRIDLEAVELDGQLADGTTYTYWTFNGQVPGPMLRVRVGDTVELHLKNSPQSGQIHSIDLHAVNGPGGGSVATQVKPGEEKVFTWKALNPGLYIYHCASPHIPSHIANGMYGLILVEPEGGLPPVDKEFYIVQGEIYTDLKHGEKGHAGYDYEALLDEEPNYVVFNGASAYWTGERAMKAKVGDRIRIFVGNGGPNLISSFHVIGEVFDAVHDQGATEAVHNVQTTLIPAGGAAWVEFTVDVPGTYTLVDHSISRSIDKGALAQIVVEGDPNPEVFDAPEMTADGH from the coding sequence ATGGCACGTCCAATGAGCGGTCCCCAGGGCCGCGCGGCACAGAAGAGGCGGCGTACTCGCGGATGGCTGGCGCTGCTTTTGGGTCTCAGCCTGGTGGCGGTGACGGCCTGCGGCAGCACCGCCGCCGGCGACAGCAACAAGGGGCAGGCGGGTTCGTCCGGTTCGGGTACGGAACGGGCCCAGCAGGTCGAACCGGCCCGTGCCGATGCCAAGGTGGTGGCCGCCGATCCGACGGCGGTCCCGGAGCCGGTCGGCAAGCGGCCGCCCAAGACGGTGCGCATCGACCTGGAGGCGGTGGAACTGGACGGCCAGCTGGCCGACGGCACCACCTACACCTACTGGACCTTCAACGGCCAGGTGCCCGGGCCCATGCTGCGGGTGCGGGTCGGCGATACCGTGGAACTGCACCTGAAGAACTCGCCCCAGAGCGGCCAGATCCACTCCATCGACCTGCACGCGGTCAACGGCCCCGGTGGCGGCTCCGTGGCAACCCAGGTCAAGCCGGGCGAGGAGAAGGTCTTCACCTGGAAGGCGCTGAACCCGGGCCTGTACATCTACCACTGCGCGTCGCCCCACATCCCGAGCCACATCGCCAACGGGATGTACGGCCTGATCCTGGTCGAGCCGGAAGGTGGCCTGCCGCCTGTCGACAAGGAGTTCTACATCGTCCAGGGCGAGATCTACACCGACCTGAAGCACGGCGAGAAGGGCCATGCCGGATACGACTATGAGGCCCTGCTGGACGAGGAGCCCAACTACGTGGTGTTCAACGGCGCCAGCGCCTACTGGACGGGCGAGCGGGCGATGAAGGCCAAGGTGGGCGACCGAATCCGGATCTTCGTCGGCAACGGCGGCCCCAACCTGATCTCCAGTTTCCACGTGATCGGTGAGGTCTTCGACGCGGTCCACGACCAGGGGGCCACGGAAGCGGTGCACAACGTGCAGACCACGCTGATCCCCGCGGGCGGCGCGGCCTGGGTTGAGTTCACCGTCGACGTCCCGGGCACCTACACCCTGGTGGACCACTCCATCAGCCGGTCCATCGACAAGGGCGCCCTGGCCCAGATCGTGGTGGAGGGCGATCCGAACCCCGAGGTCTTCGACGCGCCCGAGATGACGGCGGACGGGCACTGA
- a CDS encoding radical SAM protein, with protein sequence MSHLPKPPDAARARPPIDFDRAPVILIWETTQACDLVCRHCRASAQPHRHPLELTTDEARRLVDEAAEMGTRLFVFTGGDPLKRPDLNDLIRHAARRGLHPSVTPSATPLLTAERIRAMAEAGAEAIALSLDGDEAALHDAFRGWTGSFARTLEAARAVREAGLRLQINTTVTRLNWRRLDRIARLVAELGAGRWSVFFLVPTGRGATLEPLDAAEHEAVYRWLADLEGKVPFAIKTTEAPAYRRVLVERGRPPRPAIGDGKGFCFVSHTGTIFPSGFLPLAAGNIRTSSLARIYRDSPLFRSLRDPAQLKGKCGRCPFRQLCGGSRARAYALTGDPLAEEPTCAYDPSTGTAAVAELVFAGESA encoded by the coding sequence GTGAGCCACCTGCCGAAACCCCCGGATGCCGCCCGCGCCCGCCCACCCATCGACTTCGACCGCGCTCCCGTCATCCTCATCTGGGAGACCACCCAGGCGTGCGATCTGGTCTGCCGTCACTGCCGCGCGTCGGCCCAGCCTCACCGCCACCCTCTGGAACTGACCACGGACGAGGCGCGCCGGCTGGTCGACGAGGCGGCGGAGATGGGGACGCGCCTCTTCGTCTTCACCGGGGGCGACCCGCTCAAGCGCCCGGACCTGAACGACCTGATCCGCCACGCGGCGCGCCGGGGCCTGCATCCCTCGGTGACCCCCAGCGCCACGCCCCTTTTGACCGCCGAGCGCATCCGGGCCATGGCCGAGGCCGGCGCCGAAGCCATCGCTCTCAGCCTGGACGGGGACGAGGCCGCCCTTCATGATGCCTTCCGCGGCTGGACGGGGTCCTTTGCCCGCACCCTGGAGGCGGCGCGGGCGGTGCGGGAGGCCGGGCTCCGCCTGCAGATCAACACCACGGTGACCCGGCTCAACTGGCGGCGACTGGACCGGATCGCCCGCCTGGTGGCCGAGCTGGGCGCCGGTCGGTGGAGCGTGTTCTTCCTGGTGCCCACGGGCCGGGGCGCGACCTTGGAGCCCCTCGACGCCGCCGAGCACGAGGCGGTGTACCGCTGGCTGGCGGACCTGGAAGGCAAGGTCCCCTTCGCCATCAAGACCACGGAGGCTCCGGCATACCGCCGCGTGCTGGTCGAACGCGGCCGGCCGCCGCGTCCGGCCATCGGCGACGGCAAGGGGTTCTGCTTCGTTTCCCACACGGGTACCATCTTCCCCAGCGGCTTCTTGCCCCTGGCGGCGGGCAACATCCGGACCAGTTCCCTGGCGCGCATCTACCGGGACAGCCCGCTCTTCCGCTCCCTCCGCGACCCCGCCCAGCTGAAGGGGAAGTGCGGCCGCTGCCCCTTCCGCCAGCTGTGCGGCGGGTCCCGGGCCCGGGCGTACGCCTTGACGGGCGATCCGCTGGCGGAAGAGCCGACCTGCGCCTACGATCCCAGCACCGGAACCGCGGCGGTGGCGGAGCTGGTGTTCGCCGGGGAAAGCGCCTGA
- a CDS encoding multicopper oxidase family protein, which yields MGTGALDRREARGSGGGNLPPGQGAAGGTGGHGGKVKTRRRWWMLAGVVVLGLLLWAVYPMAGASGSGNDGTPAGAGSSAAGTTGSAEGTGHGGQGGGEAAADYTIYPAGTGSEGQKALPEGQQLARYRVENGVKVFELTALPVKWSVGDKEYEAWTFNGTVPGPQIRVKEGDRVRIIVKNQLPEPTVIHWHGLAVPNKMDGVPMVTQDPIPPGGQFVYEFVARPAGTHMYHTHHNTMKQKGMGLYGTFIVEPKDPEPWKYDADYSLMISDGQLGYVINGKSFPHTAPIKLKVGETARFRLMNIGDQVHPMHLHGSDFTIIAKDGQPLPQPMKANTLDLMPGDTYDVLVNFDRPGTWVWHCHIISHVEDAQGNMMGLIQVLQVEE from the coding sequence ATGGGAACGGGCGCATTGGACCGCCGGGAAGCGCGCGGGAGCGGCGGGGGGAACCTGCCCCCGGGCCAGGGTGCCGCAGGCGGCACGGGCGGGCACGGGGGCAAGGTGAAGACCCGCCGGCGCTGGTGGATGCTGGCGGGCGTGGTGGTGCTGGGGCTGCTGCTCTGGGCCGTCTACCCCATGGCCGGCGCGTCCGGTTCGGGCAACGACGGGACCCCGGCAGGAGCCGGTTCGTCCGCAGCCGGCACCACCGGCAGTGCCGAAGGGACCGGCCACGGCGGCCAGGGAGGCGGCGAAGCGGCTGCGGATTACACCATTTACCCCGCGGGCACGGGCTCGGAGGGCCAGAAGGCGCTGCCCGAGGGGCAGCAGCTGGCCCGGTACCGCGTGGAGAATGGCGTCAAGGTCTTCGAACTGACGGCGCTTCCCGTCAAGTGGTCCGTGGGCGACAAGGAATATGAGGCCTGGACCTTCAACGGCACGGTGCCCGGCCCCCAGATCCGGGTCAAGGAGGGCGACCGGGTCCGCATCATCGTGAAGAACCAGCTGCCCGAGCCCACCGTGATCCACTGGCACGGGCTGGCCGTACCCAACAAGATGGACGGCGTGCCCATGGTGACCCAGGATCCCATCCCGCCCGGAGGCCAGTTCGTCTACGAGTTCGTGGCCCGGCCGGCGGGAACCCACATGTACCACACCCATCACAACACGATGAAGCAGAAGGGCATGGGGCTCTATGGAACCTTCATCGTCGAGCCCAAGGACCCCGAGCCCTGGAAGTACGACGCCGACTACAGCCTGATGATCTCCGACGGGCAGCTGGGCTACGTGATCAACGGCAAGTCCTTCCCCCACACCGCGCCGATCAAGCTCAAGGTCGGCGAGACGGCCCGCTTCCGGCTGATGAACATCGGCGACCAGGTGCACCCGATGCACCTGCACGGGTCGGACTTCACCATCATCGCCAAGGACGGCCAGCCCCTGCCCCAACCCATGAAGGCCAACACCCTTGACCTGATGCCGGGCGACACCTACGACGTCCTGGTCAACTTCGACCGCCCGGGCACGTGGGTCTGGCACTGCCACATCATCTCCCACGTGGAAGACGCCCAGGGCAACATGATGGGCCTGATCCAGGTGCTCCAGGTGGAGGAGTAG
- a CDS encoding Crp/Fnr family transcriptional regulator: MDPMDQPVLPSRRGAFDTREAVVAALRRIHPFDQVPAELVARVAEQVRWRPCHAGDVLFREGEPVKAVFLLRQGRVKIVAVDDEGREYIMHLLGPGDLFPAVGLFTGGGYPATAEVIQDGVVGTVTREAILDLVRRHGDLAMALLMAQEERIRYLQDRIRSLVWRDLRTRVLEVLVKHMGDQLTHQEIAALVGAARESVSRVISEFKRQGLVTRDPSGRWRVRPRGGDGR, from the coding sequence ATGGACCCCATGGACCAGCCCGTACTGCCCTCCCGGCGGGGGGCCTTCGACACCCGGGAGGCGGTGGTGGCCGCTCTGCGCCGCATCCACCCCTTCGACCAGGTGCCCGCCGAGCTGGTGGCCCGGGTGGCCGAGCAGGTGCGCTGGCGACCGTGCCACGCCGGCGACGTGCTGTTTCGCGAGGGCGAGCCTGTCAAGGCCGTGTTCCTCCTGCGCCAGGGGCGCGTCAAGATCGTGGCCGTCGACGACGAGGGCCGCGAGTACATCATGCATCTTCTGGGACCGGGTGATCTCTTCCCCGCCGTGGGGCTTTTCACCGGCGGCGGCTACCCCGCCACCGCCGAGGTGATCCAGGACGGCGTGGTGGGGACGGTAACCCGGGAGGCCATCCTCGACCTGGTGCGCCGGCACGGGGATCTGGCCATGGCCTTGCTGATGGCCCAGGAAGAACGCATCCGCTACCTGCAGGATCGCATCCGCAGCCTGGTCTGGCGCGACCTGCGCACCCGGGTCCTTGAGGTCCTGGTCAAGCACATGGGCGACCAGCTCACCCACCAGGAGATCGCGGCCCTGGTGGGGGCCGCCCGGGAGAGCGTCAGCCGGGTGATCAGCGAGTTCAAGCGCCAGGGACTGGTGACCCGGGACCCCAGCGGCCGCTGGCGGGTGCGACCCCGAGGGGGCGACGGGCGGTAG
- a CDS encoding YhfC family glutamic-type intramembrane protease, with product MGDPLRAIAVAYMVAGAGAIVLPAFVFVAGYRRWGWRARVALVGAATFLVFQGVLRLPWQPAFSAWATARWGVVAAGLLASLTAALWEEAGRYVAYRVAVRRPRLADAAAMGVGHGGFEAAVLVGLSLLGTGIALLALPLLGAGGGGADAGGGAVPGTGWPTLPPEAGAALDQLRQAALEGGMLAPVLALVERAAALTLHVGLSILVAAAWVQRRAVLWLAAVGIHFAANAAAVALAQMGHAVAAEAVVLVLAGLTLYTGLRWGPLLDAAAGSNDPAGTQPAVP from the coding sequence GTGGGGGATCCGTTGCGGGCCATCGCCGTGGCCTACATGGTGGCGGGGGCGGGAGCCATCGTGCTGCCCGCCTTCGTGTTCGTCGCCGGGTATCGCCGGTGGGGCTGGCGAGCCCGGGTGGCGCTGGTGGGGGCGGCCACGTTCCTCGTCTTTCAGGGCGTCCTGCGGCTGCCGTGGCAGCCGGCCTTCAGCGCCTGGGCCACCGCCCGCTGGGGCGTGGTGGCGGCAGGGCTACTGGCGTCGTTGACGGCGGCCCTTTGGGAAGAGGCGGGGCGCTATGTAGCGTATCGGGTGGCCGTCCGGAGGCCCCGGCTGGCCGATGCCGCGGCCATGGGGGTCGGGCACGGCGGCTTCGAAGCGGCGGTGCTGGTGGGGCTCTCCTTGCTGGGCACGGGGATCGCGTTGCTGGCCCTGCCGCTGCTGGGCGCCGGCGGGGGTGGTGCCGATGCCGGGGGCGGGGCCGTCCCGGGGACGGGGTGGCCCACCCTGCCCCCCGAGGCGGGGGCGGCGCTCGACCAGCTGCGGCAAGCCGCCCTGGAGGGCGGGATGCTGGCCCCCGTACTCGCCCTGGTCGAGCGGGCCGCCGCCCTTACCCTGCACGTGGGCCTCAGCATCCTGGTGGCGGCGGCGTGGGTCCAGCGGCGTGCCGTGTTGTGGCTGGCGGCGGTGGGCATCCACTTCGCGGCCAATGCGGCGGCCGTGGCCCTGGCCCAGATGGGCCACGCCGTGGCGGCGGAGGCGGTCGTGCTCGTGCTGGCGGGCCTGACCCTGTACACCGGCCTGCGCTGGGGGCCGCTGCTGGATGCGGCGGCGGGTTCGAACGACCCGGCGGGAACGCAGCCGGCGGTACCGTAG
- a CDS encoding aldehyde dehydrogenase family protein, translated as MSSREGPGSSRSQTLELPFVAPSLRQWLSSPKQLFIGGRWQEPRSGRYLTVTDPSTGEPLAEVAEAGEEDVDLAVQAARRALEGTWGKLPPAERGRLLWKLADLLEENAQELAQLESLNTGKPVTETSMADIPLAVEHFRYFAGWATKWTGETLPVSFPGEYLAYTRREPVGVVGAIVPWNFPLMIASWKLAPALATGNTVVLKPSELTPLTALRLAELVRQAGFPPGTVNVLPGYGEPAGRALVEHPGVDKISFTGSPGVGRKIMTAAARDFKRVTLELGGKSPNIVFPDADLDSAVAGAMMGIFFNQGEVCCAGSRLFVHKEQFDRVVGAIAERAGRLRQGPGIHPMTQMGPLISQTHMERVLGYIEKGRAEGAELLVGGEPNPEAGTGYFVKPTVFLGRDDMTIAREEIFGPVLTVLPFESLDEVVRRANDTPYGLAAGIWTRDVAKAIKVAHRLKAGTVWINGYNLLDATSPWGGFKQSGIGREMGRYALEHYTEVKSVWINLG; from the coding sequence ATGAGTTCGCGGGAGGGGCCGGGTTCGTCCCGGTCGCAGACCCTGGAGCTTCCCTTCGTGGCCCCATCCCTGCGGCAGTGGCTGAGCTCGCCCAAACAGCTCTTCATCGGCGGGCGGTGGCAGGAGCCCCGCTCGGGCCGCTACCTGACGGTGACCGACCCCTCCACGGGCGAGCCGCTGGCCGAGGTGGCCGAGGCGGGGGAGGAGGACGTGGATCTGGCCGTCCAGGCGGCCCGGCGGGCCCTGGAGGGCACCTGGGGGAAGCTGCCCCCGGCGGAGCGCGGGCGGCTGCTCTGGAAGCTGGCCGACCTTCTGGAGGAGAACGCCCAGGAGCTGGCCCAGCTGGAGTCCCTCAACACCGGCAAGCCGGTGACCGAGACCAGCATGGCGGACATCCCCCTGGCCGTCGAACACTTCCGCTACTTCGCCGGCTGGGCCACCAAGTGGACGGGGGAGACGCTGCCCGTGTCCTTCCCCGGCGAGTACCTGGCCTACACGCGGCGGGAACCGGTGGGCGTGGTGGGGGCCATTGTGCCCTGGAACTTCCCCCTGATGATCGCCTCCTGGAAGCTGGCGCCGGCCCTGGCCACGGGGAACACGGTGGTGCTCAAGCCCAGCGAGCTGACGCCGCTGACGGCCCTGCGCTTGGCCGAGTTGGTGCGCCAGGCCGGCTTCCCCCCGGGGACGGTGAACGTCCTGCCGGGCTACGGCGAGCCCGCCGGACGGGCGCTGGTGGAGCATCCGGGGGTCGACAAGATCTCCTTCACCGGCTCCCCGGGGGTCGGCCGCAAGATCATGACGGCGGCGGCCCGGGACTTCAAGCGGGTCACCCTGGAGCTGGGCGGTAAGTCGCCCAACATCGTCTTCCCCGACGCGGACCTGGACAGCGCCGTGGCGGGGGCGATGATGGGCATCTTCTTCAACCAGGGTGAGGTCTGCTGCGCCGGCTCCCGCCTGTTCGTCCACAAGGAGCAGTTCGACCGGGTGGTGGGAGCCATCGCCGAGCGGGCGGGCCGGCTGCGCCAGGGGCCGGGGATCCACCCCATGACCCAGATGGGACCCCTGATCAGCCAAACCCACATGGAGCGGGTGCTGGGCTACATCGAAAAGGGACGCGCCGAAGGGGCCGAGCTGCTGGTGGGCGGGGAGCCCAACCCCGAGGCCGGAACGGGCTATTTCGTCAAACCCACGGTGTTCCTGGGCCGGGACGACATGACTATCGCCCGGGAGGAGATCTTCGGGCCGGTCCTGACGGTGCTGCCCTTCGAGAGCCTGGACGAGGTGGTGCGGCGGGCCAACGACACCCCCTACGGGCTGGCGGCGGGGATCTGGACGCGGGATGTGGCGAAGGCCATCAAGGTGGCCCACCGCCTCAAGGCGGGGACGGTGTGGATCAACGGCTACAACCTGCTGGACGCCACCAGCCCCTGGGGCGGGTTCAAGCAGAGCGGCATCGGCCGGGAGATGGGGCGCTATGCCCTGGAGCACTACACCGAGGTGAAGAGCGTCTGGATCAATCTGGGTTGA
- a CDS encoding R2-like ligand-binding oxidase, whose protein sequence is MAGAVTPGAAGAAPEPGQGRPAVAVARHDAFTTTSSRGLNHDLPPMRLYHKAKKFGTWDPRAIDLSQDRQDWHLLSDAQKDALLRLVSLFAAGEESVTLDLLPLIMVIAREGRLEEEMFLTTFLWEEAKHTEFMRRFLDEVAGVSGADLHHYHTPSYRRIFYEELPRAMNRLLEDPSPAAQAEASVTYNLIVEGVLAETGYYAFYRTLQRQGVMPGFIQGIRNFQRDESRHLAYGVFLLQRLVAADDAIWQVIDRRLNYLLPYALGVTHEIYAAYGGQHPFEVDQKEFIDYAIKQFSLRAQRIEQARGKSLAEVYRLAADQVEEATGAADEPAAGAGPGGLAAGGGGSGA, encoded by the coding sequence ATGGCCGGTGCAGTGACGCCCGGTGCGGCAGGCGCCGCGCCGGAGCCGGGCCAGGGGCGCCCGGCGGTGGCGGTGGCGCGCCACGATGCCTTCACCACCACCAGCAGCCGCGGGTTGAACCACGACCTGCCGCCGATGCGGCTTTACCACAAGGCCAAGAAGTTCGGCACCTGGGATCCGCGGGCCATCGACCTCAGCCAGGACCGGCAGGACTGGCACCTGCTCAGCGACGCCCAGAAGGATGCCCTGTTGCGGCTGGTGTCGCTGTTCGCAGCTGGTGAAGAGTCCGTCACCCTGGACCTCCTTCCGCTCATCATGGTGATCGCCAGGGAGGGCCGCCTGGAGGAGGAGATGTTCCTCACCACCTTCCTCTGGGAGGAGGCGAAGCACACCGAGTTCATGCGCCGCTTCCTCGACGAGGTGGCCGGGGTCTCCGGGGCCGACCTGCACCATTACCACACCCCCAGCTACCGCAGGATCTTCTACGAGGAGCTGCCCCGGGCGATGAACCGGCTGCTGGAAGACCCCTCGCCAGCCGCCCAGGCGGAGGCTTCGGTGACCTACAACCTGATCGTCGAGGGGGTGCTGGCCGAGACAGGCTACTACGCCTTCTACCGCACCCTCCAGCGGCAGGGGGTCATGCCGGGCTTCATCCAGGGCATCCGCAACTTCCAGCGGGACGAATCCCGGCACCTGGCCTACGGGGTCTTCCTGCTGCAGCGCCTGGTGGCGGCCGACGACGCCATCTGGCAGGTCATCGACCGGCGGTTGAATTACCTGCTCCCCTACGCCCTGGGCGTGACCCACGAGATCTACGCGGCCTATGGGGGCCAGCATCCCTTCGAGGTCGACCAGAAGGAGTTCATCGACTACGCCATCAAGCAGTTCAGCCTGCGGGCCCAGCGCATCGAGCAGGCCCGGGGCAAGTCCCTGGCCGAGGTCTACCGGCTGGCCGCCGACCAGGTGGAAGAGGCCACCGGCGCTGCGGACGAACCGGCCGCTGGGGCGGGCCCGGGCGGCCTGGCGGCTGGCGGAGGAGGGTCCGGCGCATGA
- a CDS encoding alcohol dehydrogenase family protein, which produces MKAVTYRGVGQVAIEDVPEPKIQHSGDAIVRVTRCAICGSDLHIYHGHIPGMVPGSVCGHEFTGVVEEVGPGVQAFRKGDRVVGTFHTACGHCPMCRKGAYNQCREYGVFGYGVAFGNLPGSQAEFIRVPYADVNLRVIPRELSDEKALFCGDILTTAYGAVRNAQLQPGETVAVIGCGPVGLMAIQSALAQGAARVLAIDLLRDRVELAERLGAVPIVASETNPVAQVNKLTGGLGADVVIEAVGGPRTVALAFELVRGGGRISAVGVTTAESFPFPLATSLTRDISFRIGLANIHRDIDATLALVAGGRIDPEVIISHRLPLAEAVEGYRLFDSREATKVVLIPGE; this is translated from the coding sequence ATGAAGGCTGTCACCTACCGCGGCGTGGGCCAGGTGGCCATCGAAGACGTCCCCGAGCCCAAGATCCAGCATTCCGGTGACGCCATCGTCCGCGTCACCCGCTGCGCCATCTGCGGCTCGGACCTCCACATCTACCACGGTCACATCCCCGGCATGGTGCCGGGGTCCGTCTGCGGCCACGAGTTCACCGGCGTGGTGGAGGAGGTGGGACCCGGCGTCCAGGCCTTCCGCAAGGGAGACCGCGTGGTGGGCACCTTCCACACCGCCTGCGGTCACTGCCCCATGTGCCGGAAGGGCGCCTACAACCAGTGCCGGGAATACGGGGTGTTCGGTTACGGGGTGGCCTTCGGCAACCTGCCCGGATCCCAGGCCGAGTTCATCCGGGTGCCTTATGCCGACGTCAACCTGCGGGTGATTCCCCGGGAGCTCAGCGACGAGAAGGCCCTCTTCTGCGGGGACATCCTCACCACCGCCTACGGCGCGGTCCGCAACGCGCAGCTGCAGCCGGGAGAGACGGTCGCGGTGATCGGCTGCGGGCCGGTGGGCCTGATGGCGATCCAGAGCGCCCTTGCCCAGGGAGCGGCCCGGGTCCTGGCCATCGACCTGCTGCGCGACCGGGTGGAGCTGGCCGAGCGGCTGGGGGCGGTTCCCATCGTCGCCAGCGAGACCAACCCCGTGGCCCAGGTCAACAAGCTGACGGGGGGCCTGGGGGCCGACGTGGTGATCGAGGCGGTGGGCGGTCCCAGGACGGTGGCCCTGGCCTTCGAGCTGGTGCGGGGCGGCGGGCGCATCTCGGCGGTGGGGGTCACCACGGCCGAGAGCTTCCCCTTCCCCCTGGCCACCAGCCTGACCCGGGACATCAGCTTCCGCATCGGCCTGGCCAACATCCACCGGGACATCGACGCCACCTTGGCCCTGGTGGCGGGGGGCCGGATCGACCCTGAGGTGATCATCAGTCACCGCCTGCCGCTGGCGGAGGCCGTCGAAGGATATCGCCTGTTCGACAGCCGCGAGGCGACGAAAGTGGTGCTGATCCCCGGCGAGTGA
- a CDS encoding SCP2 sterol-binding domain-containing protein gives MAYQAFSEEWAKAYKEQINANPNYREAARTWEWPLAFVLEADPSLGIEEERAIILDLYQGECRDARIGGKDDLENVPYVISADAYTWKQVMDGQLDPLAAMMRGKLKILKGDMGVLSGYVIAAKELVTSAQRVETEFPEGVA, from the coding sequence GTGGCGTACCAGGCGTTTTCCGAGGAGTGGGCCAAGGCTTACAAGGAGCAGATCAACGCGAACCCCAACTATCGCGAGGCGGCCCGGACCTGGGAGTGGCCCCTGGCCTTCGTCCTGGAGGCGGACCCGTCCCTGGGCATCGAGGAGGAACGGGCCATCATCCTGGACCTCTACCAGGGCGAGTGTCGGGATGCCCGCATCGGCGGCAAGGATGACCTGGAGAACGTTCCCTACGTCATCAGCGCCGACGCCTACACCTGGAAGCAGGTGATGGACGGCCAGCTGGACCCGCTGGCGGCCATGATGCGGGGCAAGCTCAAGATCCTCAAGGGCGACATGGGGGTGCTGTCGGGCTACGTCATCGCCGCCAAGGAGCTGGTGACCTCCGCCCAGCGGGTGGAGACGGAGTTCCCCGAAGGGGTGGCATGA
- a CDS encoding TetR/AcrR family transcriptional regulator codes for MAQGKILAPQQETILRRAASLFARQGYPATTMRDLAAALGVTPAALYYHFSNKDQLLLEVMLHGIQVVHRRVEAAMAAAGPGVAERIWAGLRTHLLTCLEHQDFVAVILQESRYLSPEAAEQVVAARDAYEALWARTLEEGAAAGLFQADVDLRLLRLFGFGAMNWVTVWYRPDGPQSPEAIADAFLLYIAKGVLRPEVAGALIAQVAATAGCPPRPGSSGRGGRGGRHP; via the coding sequence TTGGCACAGGGAAAGATCCTGGCACCACAACAGGAGACCATCCTCCGGCGGGCGGCCAGCCTGTTTGCCCGCCAGGGGTACCCCGCCACCACCATGCGGGATCTGGCGGCGGCGCTGGGGGTCACCCCGGCAGCCCTCTACTACCACTTCAGCAACAAGGACCAGCTGCTGCTCGAGGTGATGTTGCACGGGATCCAGGTGGTCCACCGCCGGGTGGAGGCGGCAATGGCGGCGGCCGGTCCCGGGGTGGCCGAGCGGATCTGGGCCGGGCTGCGGACCCACCTGCTGACGTGCCTGGAGCACCAGGACTTCGTCGCCGTGATCCTGCAGGAGAGCCGCTACCTGAGCCCGGAGGCGGCCGAACAGGTGGTGGCCGCCCGGGATGCCTATGAGGCGCTGTGGGCTCGTACATTGGAGGAAGGCGCTGCGGCAGGGCTTTTCCAGGCGGACGTCGACCTGCGGCTTCTTCGCCTCTTCGGCTTCGGGGCCATGAACTGGGTCACGGTGTGGTACCGGCCGGACGGTCCCCAGAGCCCGGAGGCCATCGCCGACGCCTTCCTGCTGTACATCGCGAAGGGGGTGTTACGGCCGGAAGTGGCCGGAGCGCTCATCGCCCAGGTGGCGGCCACGGCCGGCTGCCCGCCGCGGCCGGGTTCGTCCGGTCGAGGGGGAAGGGGCGGCCGGCACCCGTGA
- a CDS encoding NTP transferase domain-containing protein, translating into MEIQATAWGGDMTSSRIGIIVLAAGQGTRMGRLKQLLPLGDQPLAQRVIDAALAATAGPVVAVLHPAVAAADIPRRPHPCLHPVVNPWPEQGQARSLRLGLRALLQVEPALAAAMIVLADQPFITPGVLADLAGAFARAVKQAATGSAPGGASWPSGAPVAARPFWQGRPGHPVVIGRPLFAGVLALAGDEGARPLLQRYRDRVLGWPAPGPEVTLDVDTWADYLAACRLLKKEEQP; encoded by the coding sequence GTGGAAATCCAGGCCACGGCTTGGGGTGGCGACATGACGTCCTCTCGGATCGGCATCATCGTGCTGGCGGCCGGTCAGGGGACCCGCATGGGGCGGCTCAAGCAGCTCCTGCCCCTGGGCGATCAGCCCCTGGCCCAGCGGGTGATCGACGCGGCCCTGGCCGCCACGGCAGGCCCGGTGGTGGCCGTCCTGCACCCCGCCGTGGCCGCGGCCGACATCCCCCGGCGCCCCCACCCCTGCCTCCACCCGGTGGTGAATCCCTGGCCCGAGCAGGGCCAGGCCCGGTCGCTGCGGCTCGGCTTGCGCGCCCTCCTTCAGGTCGAACCCGCCCTGGCGGCCGCCATGATCGTCCTGGCCGATCAGCCCTTCATCACCCCCGGGGTGCTGGCGGACCTGGCCGGGGCTTTTGCCCGGGCGGTGAAGCAGGCGGCCACCGGTTCGGCCCCGGGGGGGGCCTCCTGGCCGAGCGGCGCTCCCGTCGCCGCCCGCCCCTTCTGGCAAGGCCGGCCGGGCCACCCGGTGGTCATCGGCCGGCCCCTGTTCGCCGGGGTCCTGGCGCTGGCGGGCGACGAAGGGGCCCGGCCGCTGCTTCAGCGGTACCGGGACCGCGTGCTCGGCTGGCCGGCACCGGGACCGGAGGTCACCCTCGACGTGGACACCTGGGCAGACTACCTGGCCGCCTGCCGGCTGCTGAAGAAGGAGGAACAGCCGTGA